A stretch of Rhea pennata isolate bPtePen1 chromosome 18, bPtePen1.pri, whole genome shotgun sequence DNA encodes these proteins:
- the LOC134148513 gene encoding uncharacterized protein LOC134148513 isoform X3, translated as MAGAEGAEGAEGAGPGLGAAAAGCASRRCKEAAGRRGPAPGRFAVMAPSMHPAEEQPGSERKYARLPKPCSLPEPAEKGQGALASSGWIDAPCSPAPQGVANPEGGLAMRRSHFAVTFPKVLLCCQSCHPDIRRHSGLRHSTTVTCALCRL; from the exons ATGGCGGGCGCGGAGGGCGCGGAGGGCGCGGAGGGCGCGGGGCCTGGGctgggggccgccgccgccggttGTGCGTCTCGGAGGTGTAAGGAggctgcggggcgccgcggcccggcacCAGGTCG CTTTGCTGTGATGGCTCCCTCCATGCATCCCGcggaagagcagccaggctcTGAGAGAAAATACGCCAGGCTACCAAAGCCCTGCAGCCTCCCGGAGCCCGCGGAGAAGGGGCAAGGAGCGCTAG CAAGCTCAGGCTGGATTGATGCACCCTGTTCACCTGCTCCGCAAGGAGTCGCGAATCCAGAGGGAGGGCTGGCTATGAGGCGCTCGCATTTTGCAGTTACTTTCCCGAAagtcctgctctgctgccagagCTGTCACCCTG ATATCAGAAGACACTCTGGGTTGAGACATTCCACAACTGTGACCTGTGCCCTCTGTAGAttgtga
- the LOC134148752 gene encoding bile salt-activated lipase-like isoform X1, which yields MCACTMARWESLCFALCCYLGVAQAATLGVVHTEGGFVEGENKKLGLFGNYIDIFRGIPFAAPTNILEDPQPHPGWEGTLKATSFKPRCMQVTLPQTNVRGSLDCLYLNIWIPQEKKQVSTNLPVMVWIYGGAFLLGGSQGANFLDNYLYDGEEIAVRGNVIVVTINYRLGPLGFLSTGDESAPGNYGLKDQHMAIAWVKRNIKAFGGDPENITIFGESAGSVSVSLQMLSPHNKGLFKRAISQSGVGLCSWAIQKNPLAWARKIAQNVGCPTDNTTVLASCLRVTDPKALTLAYHQELINLPSPLVHHLALTPVVDGDFLPDMPENLFANAADIDYIAGVNNMDGHMFAGVDVPAINRPLVKVTADEVYKLIQGLTLEKGERGANSTYVLYTQVWGDNPDQEVVKRTVVDVATDYIFLIPTQWTLILHQQHAQSAKTYSYVFSQPSRMPIYPSWVGADHADDLQYVFGKPFSTPIGYLPKHRTVSKAMIAYWTNFARTGDPNKGYSEVPIGWLPYTIENSYYLEINSDISYDSVKQDLRSPYVNFWYSVYQQLPQAVTASLE from the exons ATGTGTGCATGCACCATGGCTCGCTGGGAGAGTCTGTGCTTTGCCTTATGCTGCTACCTTGGGGTAGCACAGGCTGCAACG CTGGGTGTGGTGCACACCGAAGGAGGTTTTGTGGAAGGTGAGAATAAAAAGCTGGGACTCTTTGGGAACTACATTGATATCTTCAGAGGGATCCCCTTTGCTGCCCCTACAAATATTCTGGAAGATCCCCAACCACATCCTGGCTGGGAAG GAACACTGAAAGCAACGTCTTTCAAACCACGCTGCATGCAGGTGACGCTTCCGCAAACCAATGTCCGTGGGAGTTTGGACTGTCTGTATCTGAACATCTGGATCCctcaagagaagaaacaag TCTCCACCAACCTGCCAGTGATGGTCTGGATCTACGGTGGTGCCTTCCTTCTAGGAGGTAGCCAGGGAGCCAACTTTCTCGACAACTACCTCTACGATGGCGAGGAGATCGCTGTGCGGGGCAATGTGATTGTAGTCACCATCAACTACCGCTTGGGGCCTCTGGGCTTCCTGAGCACTGGTGATGAGAGTGCACCAG GAAACTACGGGCTGAAGGACCAGCACATGGCTATTGCCTGGGTGAAGAGGAATATCAAGGCCTTTGGGGGTGACCCAGAAAACATTACCATCTTTGGGGAATCTGCTGGCTCTGTCAGTGTCTCCCTGCAG ATGCTGTCCCCACACAACAAGGGCCTGTTTAAGAGAGCCATCAGTCAGAGTGGAGTTGGTCTGTGCAGCTGGGCCATCCAGAAGAACCCTCTTGCCTGGGCTCGAAAG ATTGCACAGAATGTGGGCTGCCCCACAGACAACACAACAGTCCTGGCCAGCTGCCTGCGAGTCACAGACCCCAAAGCACTGACACTGGCTTATCACCAGGAGCTGATCAACCTGCCCT ctccccttGTTCATCACCTTGCCCTCACCCCTGTTGTTGATGGAGACTTCCTCCCAGACATGCCAGAGAACCTCTTTGCCAATGCTGCTGACATTGACTATATTGCGGGGGTCAACAACATGGATGGACACATGTTTGCTGGGGTTGACGTACCTGCTATCAACCGCCCACTTGTAAAAGTCACTGC GGATGAGGTCTATAAATTGATCCAAGGACTTACTCTGGAGAAGGGCGAGAGAGGAGCCAATTCAACATATGTTCTCTACACTCAAGTGTGGGGTGACAACCCTGACCAGGAGGTTGTGAAGAGGACGGTGGTGGATGTGGCTACCGATTATATCTTTCTGATTCCCACGCAGTGGACTCTGATACTCcaccagcagcatgcaca GAGTGCCAAGACATACAGCTATGTGTTCTCCCAGCCATCCCGAATGCCCATCTACCCAAGCTGGGTAGGGGCAGACCATGCTGATGACCTGCAGTATGTGTTTGGGAAACCCTTCTCCACTCCCATAGGCTACCTACCCAAGCACAGGACTGTCTCCAAAGCTATGATTGCTTATTGGACCAATTTCGCCAGAACAGG tgatccCAACAAAGGGTATTCAGAGGTACCCATTGGCTGGCTGCCCTACACCATTGAGAACAGTTACTACCTGGAAATCAACAGCGATATAAGCTATGATTCAGTGAAGCAGGATCTGAGATCCCCATATGTGAACTTCTGGTATTCTGTCTATCAGCAATTGCCCCAGGCTGTTACTGCCTCCCTGGAATAG
- the LOC134148752 gene encoding general transcription factor 3C polypeptide 5-like isoform X3, whose protein sequence is MKLPLQAAAVRERQARKHRANRIGIHESSCAGSCRGQGRERLKASRIYADPAKRLELYFRPKDPYCHPVCANRIPTSTMLLKVRRRTKKKKQLEAEDQFQTEVKFEMEILGIVTTVYKFQGMSDFQYLAMHSGPDGKQTSMYDKVLMLKPEKEEFFNRELPLYIPPPIFSRLDTPVDYFYRPDIQHRDGYNNPQVSGENLIGLSRARRPHNAIFVNFDDEEIPAKPLDAAVQTWKKVCTNPVDKKVEEELRKLFEVRPVWSRNAVKAIISVHPDKLKLLLPYLAYYMLTGPWRSLWVRFGYDPRKHPEAKIYQVLDFRIRCGMKYGYASNDMPVKAKRSTYNYSLPITVKKPVSHTVSIHDLKQGLSTSGASTSKKPSSSRYKLKESIYIFREGALPPYRQMFYQLCDLNVESLQKIIHRNDGAESECTERDGWCLPKTSDDLRDTMSLMIKQIIRSTRPALFSSTTSSEDGKEQLTYESGEEEDDEEEEEEDFKPSDGSENEMETEILDYV, encoded by the exons ATGAAGCTGCCTCTCCAGGCCGCTGCCGTCCGtgagagacaggccaggaagcaCCGAGCAAACAGGATCGGCATCCACGAGTCCTCCTGCGCTGGGAGTTGCCGTGGCCAGGGGAGAGAAAGGCTCAAGGCCTCCAGG ATCTATGCAGACCCTGCGAAAAGGCTGGAGCTGTATTTCCGCCCTAAGGACCCCTACTGCCATCCCGTGTGTGCCAATCGCATCCCCACCTCCACCATGCTGCTCAAGGTGAGGAGGAGGACCaagaagaagaagcagctgGAGGCTGAAGACCAGTTTCAGACTGAAGTCAAGtttgaaatggaaattctgGGGATTGTCACTACTGTTTACAAATTTCAAG GAATGTCTGACTTCCAGTACCTGGCAATGCACTCTGGACCTGACGGCAAGCAAACCTCTATGTATGACAAAGTCCTAATGCTCAaaccagagaaagaagaattcTTCAATAGAGAGTTACCTCTCTACATTCCTCCACCAATTTTCTCACGTCTGGACACTCCTGTTGACTATTTTTATCGGCCAGATATACAACACCG GGATGGATATAACAATCCCCAAGTATCTGGTGAGAACCTGATTGGCCTCAGCAGGGCCCGGCGCCCACACAATGCTATCTTTGTGAACTTTGATGATGAAGAAATCCCAGCTAAACCACTGGATGCTGCTGTACAGACCTGGAAGAAAGTATGCACTAATCCTGTGGATAAAAAGGTGGAGGAAGAGCTGAGAAAG CTCTTTGAAGTCCGTCCTGTCTGGTCTCGGAATGCAGTCAAGGCCATTATCAGTGTTCATCCAGACAAGCTGAAACTTCTGTTGCCATATTTGGCCTATTACATG CTAACAGGTCCCTGGAGAAGCTTATGGGTTAGGTTTGGGTATGACCCCAGAAAACACCCTGAAGCAAAGATTTATCAAGTCCTGGATTTCCGAATTCGCTGTGGAATGAAATATG GTTATGCCTCTAATGATATGCCAGTGAAAGCAAAACGTAGCACATATAACTACAGTCTGCCCATCACTGTCAAAAAGCCAG TAAGTCATACAGTCAGTATACATGATCTGAAACAAGGGCTCAGTACTTCTGGGGCATCCACTTCAAAAAAGCCTTCCTCCAGCAGGTACAAACTGAAG GAATCTATCTACATTTTCCGAGAAGGAGCCTTACCACCTTATCGGCAGATGTTCTACCAGCTCTGTGACTTGAATGTGGAGAG cTTACAGAAAATCATCCATCGGAACGATGGTGCAGAGTCAGAATGCACAGAACGGGATGGGTGGTGCCTTCCAAAGACTAGTGATGATCTGCGAGATACCATGTCTCTGATGATAAAGCAGATAATCAGATCCACAAGACCTG CTCTTTTCTCAAGTACAACAAGCAGTGAAGATGGCAAAGAGCAGCTGACATATGAGtctggagaggaagaggatgatgaagaggaggaggaagaggactTCAAGCCTTCTGATGGgagtgaaaatgaaatggaaacagaaattctGGACTAC GTTTGA
- the LOC134148752 gene encoding general transcription factor 3C polypeptide 5-like isoform X2, which translates to MKLPLQAAAVRERQARKHRANRIGIHESSCAGSCRGQGRERLKASRIYADPAKRLELYFRPKDPYCHPVCANRIPTSTMLLKVRRRTKKKKQLEAEDQFQTEVKFEMEILGIVTTVYKFQGMSDFQYLAMHSGPDGKQTSMYDKVLMLKPEKEEFFNRELPLYIPPPIFSRLDTPVDYFYRPDIQHRDGYNNPQVSGENLIGLSRARRPHNAIFVNFDDEEIPAKPLDAAVQTWKKVCTNPVDKKVEEELRKLFEVRPVWSRNAVKAIISVHPDKLKLLLPYLAYYMLTGPWRSLWVRFGYDPRKHPEAKIYQVLDFRIRCGMKYGYASNDMPVKAKRSTYNYSLPITVKKPVSHTVSIHDLKQGLSTSGASTSKKPSSSRYKLKESIYIFREGALPPYRQMFYQLCDLNVESLQKIIHRNDGAESECTERDGWCLPKTSDDLRDTMSLMIKQIIRSTRPALFSSTTSSEDGKEQLTYESGEEEDDEEEEEEDFKPSDGSENEMETEILDYV; encoded by the exons ATGAAGCTGCCTCTCCAGGCCGCTGCCGTCCGtgagagacaggccaggaagcaCCGAGCAAACAGGATCGGCATCCACGAGTCCTCCTGCGCTGGGAGTTGCCGTGGCCAGGGGAGAGAAAGGCTCAAGGCCTCCAGG ATCTATGCAGACCCTGCGAAAAGGCTGGAGCTGTATTTCCGCCCTAAGGACCCCTACTGCCATCCCGTGTGTGCCAATCGCATCCCCACCTCCACCATGCTGCTCAAGGTGAGGAGGAGGACCaagaagaagaagcagctgGAGGCTGAAGACCAGTTTCAGACTGAAGTCAAGtttgaaatggaaattctgGGGATTGTCACTACTGTTTACAAATTTCAAG GAATGTCTGACTTCCAGTACCTGGCAATGCACTCTGGACCTGACGGCAAGCAAACCTCTATGTATGACAAAGTCCTAATGCTCAaaccagagaaagaagaattcTTCAATAGAGAGTTACCTCTCTACATTCCTCCACCAATTTTCTCACGTCTGGACACTCCTGTTGACTATTTTTATCGGCCAGATATACAACACCG GGATGGATATAACAATCCCCAAGTATCTGGTGAGAACCTGATTGGCCTCAGCAGGGCCCGGCGCCCACACAATGCTATCTTTGTGAACTTTGATGATGAAGAAATCCCAGCTAAACCACTGGATGCTGCTGTACAGACCTGGAAGAAAGTATGCACTAATCCTGTGGATAAAAAGGTGGAGGAAGAGCTGAGAAAG CTCTTTGAAGTCCGTCCTGTCTGGTCTCGGAATGCAGTCAAGGCCATTATCAGTGTTCATCCAGACAAGCTGAAACTTCTGTTGCCATATTTGGCCTATTACATG CTAACAGGTCCCTGGAGAAGCTTATGGGTTAGGTTTGGGTATGACCCCAGAAAACACCCTGAAGCAAAGATTTATCAAGTCCTGGATTTCCGAATTCGCTGTGGAATGAAATATG GTTATGCCTCTAATGATATGCCAGTGAAAGCAAAACGTAGCACATATAACTACAGTCTGCCCATCACTGTCAAAAAGCCAG TAAGTCATACAGTCAGTATACATGATCTGAAACAAGGGCTCAGTACTTCTGGGGCATCCACTTCAAAAAAGCCTTCCTCCAGCAGGTACAAACTGAAG GAATCTATCTACATTTTCCGAGAAGGAGCCTTACCACCTTATCGGCAGATGTTCTACCAGCTCTGTGACTTGAATGTGGAGAG cTTACAGAAAATCATCCATCGGAACGATGGTGCAGAGTCAGAATGCACAGAACGGGATGGGTGGTGCCTTCCAAAGACTAGTGATGATCTGCGAGATACCATGTCTCTGATGATAAAGCAGATAATCAGATCCACAAGACCTG CTCTTTTCTCAAGTACAACAAGCAGTGAAGATGGCAAAGAGCAGCTGACATATGAGtctggagaggaagaggatgatgaagaggaggaggaagaggactTCAAGCCTTCTGATGGgagtgaaaatgaaatggaaacagaaattctGGACTACGTATGA